From Phycodurus eques isolate BA_2022a chromosome 1, UOR_Pequ_1.1, whole genome shotgun sequence, one genomic window encodes:
- the LOC133417418 gene encoding solute carrier family 35 member E2A-like has translation MPGTRQKSGRHSLWRFLLPLRIGQERVVLARSESLPSDQVLKITVTETTVIKGGSGVLNRRSLTYLALWYFFSFCTLFLNKYILSLLEGQPSMLGAIQMLSTTIIGFLKMFVPCCLYQHKSRNDYPPNFIMIMLFVGLMRFTTVVLGLVSLKNVAVSFAETVKSSAPIFTVIMSRLILGEYTGLWVNLSLFPVMAGLALCTATELSFNLLGFSAALSTNIMDCLQNVFSKKLLSGDTYKFSPPELQFYTSAAAIIMLIPTWIFLLETPATEKSGQTFTFNRDIVLLLLFNGGLFHLQSVTAYALMGRISPVTFSVASTVKHALSVWLSVIVFSNQLTVLSATGTFLVFVGVFLYNKARQAQRQRLQAMAAQQNYKLLPQDQDAQQGPTSH, from the exons ATGCCGGGCACTCGGCAGAAAAGCGGCAGGCATTCGCTGTGGCGCTTTCTGCTCCCGCTTCGCATCGGTCAAGAGCGAGTGGTGTTGGCCCGCAGCGAGAGCCTACCCAGTGACCAGGTGCTGAAGATCACCGTCACAGAGACCACCGTGATCAAGGGCGGCTCGGGGGTCTTGAACCGCCGCTCCCTCACCTACCTGGCTCTCTGGTACTTCTTCAGCTTCTGCACCCTCTTTCTCAACAAATACATCCTGTCACTGCTGGAGGGGCAGCCGAGCATGCTGG GTGCGATTCAGATGCTTTCCACCACCATCATTGGCTTCCTCAAAATGTTTGTCCCCTGCTGCCTTTACCAGCACAAGTCCAGGAACGATTACCCCCCCAACTTCATCATGATCATGCTCTTTGTTGGACTGATGAG GTTCACCACGGTGGTCTTGGGCTTGGTGAGCCTGAAGAACGTGGCGGTGTCTTTTGCAGAGACTGTGAAGAGCTCTGCACCCATTTTTACTGTCATCATGTCCCGGCTGATTCTTGGAGAGTACACAG GCTTGTGGGTGAACCTCTCCCTCTTCCCCGTCATGGCGGGCCTGGCGCTCTGCACGGCCACAGAGCTCAGCTTCAACTTGCTGGGCTTCTCCGCCGCGCTCTCCACCAACATCATGGACTG TTTACAGAATGTCTTCTCCAAGAAACTATTGAGTGGTGACACTTACAAATTCAG CCCTCCAGAATTGCAGTTTTACACCAGTGCAGCAGCAATCATTATGCTCATCCCAACCTGGATTTTCCTCTTG GAAACTCCAGCAACTGAGAAGAGCGGACAGACCTTCACCTTCAACCGGGACATCGTCTTGTTGCTGCTTTTCAATGGCGGCCTGTTTCACCTGCAGAGTGTCACTGCCTACGCTCTTATGGGACGCATTTCTCCAGTTACTTTCAG CGTCGCAAGCACCGTCAAGCACGCCCTATCCGTGTGGCTGAGCGTCATCGTGTTCAGCAATCAGCTCACCGTGCTCAGCGCCACCGGCACCTTCCTCGTGTTCGTGGGGGTTTTCTTGTACAACAAGGCCAGGCAGGCCCAGCGGCAGCGCTTGCAGGCCATGGCCGCACAGCAAAACTACAAACTACTCCCACAGGACCAGGACGCCCAACAAGGCCCAACGTCTCACTAA